A genome region from Cucumis sativus cultivar 9930 chromosome 4, Cucumber_9930_V3, whole genome shotgun sequence includes the following:
- the LOC101215464 gene encoding putative tRNA pseudouridine synthase Pus10, whose product MANEQDEVQANPEATALALTSVTQEAISPGDKLQIPSYATKDLLSIGVCIPCIIRLSGIERHSYSFSLSAPILGSDNEAIDDANDRNTCCLCLGILQFSYIDDKGDFIKCKGVDDLAVSISEMVKKEGHQIDSFSLEVSVPSIILENEKRVWLYLKRKYGSEQWFQGKPPPICLSAKDALKICITKPLETLLDCKSSSSGLRIRLTYSHPKASNSNGNSIKRNQDGFKMRKIVGSDEPSDISNCNSVADDCINPSQEVVFPQETIKEPCHLALTCYRTSIYIVGRYIKYSRNVSQTRWVIGEERMGEASVEEILGNNILPFCRGDSYKFHAAGREDLDVRMLGSGRPFLVEIQNARLLPSEMIINEIQSKINSSENKLIGVRNLKVVGSEGWALVQEGEAEKQKQYAALVWTSRPLEDADLLSISSLKDLKILQRTPIRVLHRRSPLEREKIIHWMKIEKVAESSQYYLLHLCTQAGTYIKEFVHGDLGRTHPSIGSILSCRAEILQLDVTDIKMDCHLGE is encoded by the exons GTATGCATCCCCTGCATCATTCGCCTATCTGGCATTGAAAGGCACAGTTATTCCTTTTCATTGTCAGCACCAATCCTAGGTTCTGATAACGAGGCAATTGATGATGCTAATGATAGGAACACTTGCTGTCTATGTTTAGGTATTTTACAGTTCAGTTACATTGATGATAAAGGTGactttataaaatgtaaaggAGTTGATGATTTAGCTGTCTCGATTTCTGAGATGGTAAAGAAAGAGGGCCATCAGATTGATAGCTTTTCTCTTGAGGTGTCAGTTCCTTCAATCATTCTGGAGAATGAGAAGCGTGTTTG GCtgtatttgaaaagaaaatatgggtCTGAACAGTGGTTTCAAGGCAAGCCTCCTCCTATATGTCTTTCAGCGAAGGATGCCTTAAAAATCTGTATAACAAAGCCTCTTGAAACTTTACTG GATTGCAAGTCTAGTTCAAGTGGCTTGCGCATCCGGTTAACTTATAGTCATCCTAAAGCTTCAAATAGCAATGGTAATTCCATCAAAAGAAACCAGGATGGCTTCAAGATGAGAAAAATCG TTGGCAGTGATGAACCCTCGGATATTTCAAACTGTAATTCCGTTGCTGATGATTGTATCAACCCTTCACAAGAAGTTGTTTTTCCTCAAGAAACG ATCAAAGAACCATGCCATTTGGCTTTAACTTGTTATAGAACTTCGATATACATAGTTGGCAGATATATAAAG TATTCAAGAAATGTGAGTCAGACACGTTGGGTAATTGGTGAAGAGAGAATGGGAGAAGCATCTGTCGAG GAGATTTTAGGCAACAATATTCTTCCCTTCTGTCGTGGTGATAGTTACAAGTTTCATGCTGCCGGTAGAGAGGATCTCGAT GTTCGAATGTTGGGTTCAGGTAGACCTTTCTTGGTTGAGATACAGAACGCACGTCTTCTCCCATCTGAGAtgattataaatgaaatacaGTCGAAGATAAATAGTTCAGAAAATAAATTG ATTGGCGTAAGAAATCTGAAAGTCGTAGGCAGCGAGGGTTGGGCCCTGGTTCAAGAAGGAGAAGCAGAGAAGCAG AAACAATATGCTGCACTTGTGTGGACATCTCGCCCACTCGAGGATGCTGATCTTTTATCAATATCATCACTCAAAGACTTG AAAATTTTGCAAAGAACTCCAATAAGAGTGCTTCATCGCCGAAGTCCATTAGAACGTGAAAAGATCATCCACTG gatGAAGATTGAGAAGGTTGCTGAAAGTTCTCAGTATTATCTCCTACATTTGTGTACCCAG GCTGGAACATACATTAAAGAATTCGTCCATGGGGATCTTGGTCGGACTCATCCCAG TATAGGATCCATTCTTAGTTGCCGAGCCGAGATTCTGCAACTTGACGTTACGGATATAAAAATGGACTGTCATTTGGgtgaataa
- the LOC101220524 gene encoding prolyl endopeptidase, giving the protein MVSFRFAFPYIIPLSFSPLFPPRLPPSSLSSLSSPFPFLRSSSSFFNHSPRRMGSLSALIDPFLYPTARRDDSVVDDYHGCQIVDPYRWLEDPDADEVKEFVEKQVKLTESVLQKCDTREKLRAKITEQFDHPRYDPPFKRGNKYFYFHNTGLQAQNILYVQDSLDGEPEVLLDPNALSEDGTVSLSNLSVSKDAKYLAYGLSSSGSDWVKIKVMRIDDKKAEPDTLSWVKFSSISWTVDGKGFFYSRYPAPKEVGTLDAGTETNANLYHELYYHFLGTDQSDDVLCWRDQDHPKYLFSASVTDDGKYVLMPIEEGCDPVNKFYYCNISALPNGLEGFKGKNDLLPFTKLIDDFDAQYYAIANDDTLFTFITNKNAPKYKLVRVDLNDPTVWTELLPESDKDVLESACAVNGDQMIVSYLSDVKYVLQIRDLKSGSLLHQLPIDIGTVNGISARREDSLIFIGFTSFLTPGIIYQCNLESGTPDLKIFRETVVPGFERSAFNVDQVFVRSKDGTNIPMFVVARKNIVFDGSHPCLLYGYGGFNISLTPSFSVSRTVLMRHLGAVFCVANIRGGGEYGEEWHKAGSLAKKQNCFDDFISSAEYLISAGYTQPSKLCIEGGSNGGLLVGACINQRPDLFGCALAHVGVMDMLRFHKFTIGHAWTSDYGCSDNEEEFKWLIKYSPLHNVKRPWEQHPDRLLQYPSTMLLTADHDDRVVPLHSLKLLATMQYVLCTSLEKSPQTNPIIGRIECKAGHGAGRPTQKMIDEASDRYAFMAMMLAATWID; this is encoded by the exons ATGGTCTCATTCCGCTTCGCTTTTCCTTATATCATCCCGTTATCCTTCTCTCCTCTCTTCCCGCCTCGGCTCCCTCCTtcctctctctcctctctctcttctccatttccctttcttcgctcttcttcttccttcttcaacCACTCTCCACGGAGGATGGGATCTCTCTCTGCTCTCATCGATCCATTCCTCTACCCTACTGCTCGCCGAGATGACTCCGTTGTCGACGATTATCACGGCTGTCAGATCGTTGACCCTTACCGATG GCTTGAAGATCCTGACGCGGATGAAGTGAAGGAGTTTGTGGAGAAACAGGTGAAATTGACGGAATCGGTGCTTCAGAAGTGTGATACTAGAGAGAAGCTTCGCGCGAAGATTACTGAACAATTTGATCATCCGCGATATGATCCACCGTTTAAGCGAGGGAATAAGTACTTTTACTTTCACAATACTGGCCTTCAGGCGCAGAACATTCTTTATGTCCAG GATAGTTTGGATGGAGAACCTGAGGTTTTGTTGGATCCTAATGCGCTAAGTGAAGATGGAACAGTTTCGCTGAGTAATCTCTCAGTTAGTAAGGATGCGAAATACTTGGCCTATGGCCTTAGTTCAAGCGGCAGTGATTGGGTGAAAATTAAAGTCATGCGAATTGATGATAAGAAAGCTGAACCGGATACATTATCATGG GTTAAGTTTTCAAGTATTAGTTGGACAGTTGATGGCAAAGGTTTTTTCTACAGTCGCTATCCTGCTCCCAA AGAAGTAGGAACTTTGGATGCTGGTACGGAGACGAATGCAAATCTTTATCATGAGTTATACTACCATTTCTTGGGAACTGATCAATCTGATGATGTATTATGTTGGAGAGATCAAGATCATCCTAAATACCTCTTTTCGGCCTCTGTTACTGATGATGGAAAG TATGTACTTATGCCAATTGAGGAGGGTTGCGATCCAGTCAACAAATTCTACTATTGTAACATATCGGCACTTCCTAATGGACTTGAAGGCTTCAAGGGGAAAAATGACCTGCTCCCTTTTACAAAACTTATTGACGACTTTGATGCTCAGTATTACGCTATTGCAAATGATGATACATTGTTCACCTTTATAACGAATAAAAATGCTCCTAAATATAAGCTTGTAAGGGTTGATCTGAATGATCCTACAGTATGGACAGAACTACTTCCAGAATCTGACAAGGATGTGCTAGAATCTGCATGTGCTGTTAATGGAGACCAAATGATAGTGAGCTACTTGAGTGATGTTAAATATGTTTTGCAGATAAGGGACTTGAAGTCAGGTTCCTTGTTGCATCAACTACCCATCGATATTGGCACGGTTAATGGAATCTCTGCTAGGCGTGAagatagtttaattttcataggGTTTACTAGCTTTCTTACGCCTGGAATTATTTATCAGTGTAATTTGGAGAGTGGGACTCCAGATCTGAAGATATTCCGTGAAACTGTTGTTCCTGGATTTGAGCGTTCAGCATTCAATGTTGACCAG GTTTTCGTACGTAGTAAAGATGGCACAAATATACCAATGTTTGTCGTGGCACGAAAGAATATTGTGTTTGATGGATCACACCCTTGCTTGCTATATGGGTACGGAGGATTTAACATTAGCTTGACCCCATCTTTCAGTGTGAGTCGTACGGTACTCATGAGGCATTTAGGTGCTGTTTTCTGCGTTGCTAACATTCGTGGTGGCGGAGAATATGGGGAGGAATGGCACAAAGCAGGTTCTCTTGCGAAGAAGCAGAATTGCTTTGatgatttcatttcttctGCGGAGTATCTTATTTCTGCTGGTTATACCCAGCCCAGTAAATTGTGTATTGAAGGTGGAAGCAATGGAGGGCTTCTCGTTGGAGCTTGCATCAATCAG AGACCTGATCTGTTCGGTTGCGCATTGGCTCATGTTGGTGTAATGGACATGCTGCGATTTCATAAGTTTACAATAG GTCATGCCTGGACTTCGGATTATGGTTGTTCGGACAATGAGGAAGAGTTCAAGTGGCTAATCAA GTATTCTCCACTCCACAATGTGAAGAGGCCATGGGAACAGCATCCTGATCGACTTTTACAATACCCATCAACCATGCTATTAACTGCTGATCATGATGATCGTGTTGTGCCATTGCATTCACTGAAGTTATTGGCG aCAATGCAATATGTTCTATGCACGAGTTTGGAGAAAAGCCCTCAAACCAACCCAATAATTGGTCGCATAGAGTGCAAAGCGGGCCATGGAGCCGGCCGTCCTACGCAGAAAATG ATTGATGAAGCATCAGACCGATATGCGTTCATGGCAATGATGTTGGCAGCAACATGGATTGATTAG